A stretch of Argiope bruennichi chromosome 10, qqArgBrue1.1, whole genome shotgun sequence DNA encodes these proteins:
- the LOC129988561 gene encoding sodium-dependent glucose transporter 1A-like: protein MVKFSSKTLRIIKTCNLYASCISGGIAFAVVGPCLLDLQEIVHTDTEHIGVIYTGRSAGYLVGSLIGGALFDLIKKKQLFMTVFNFFIAITMFAIPWSRSVGSLSGCLVLNGFSIGALETSLSVSCLNLWGQESGPFYQALHFMYGFGSLLAPLIVAPFLGDYHHELFINGTSTFLNHTSMDLSFNNTNNSSSSEIPSLTYAYIIMGGFTLLVSVSFLVVGIIAPSDDDINKSEKTEIRQPGFVFLTIVVIFTFLLLFVICGTEISYAQMVATTSVKGPLQLTPVVGSYVTSAFWAAFAFSRFSSIFLAIKFSSLQLMVFDFIIFFAGAMVSLFLATSKEWALWLSSVLIGFGVASLYASVVNWVERYITITNKILGLFVTGAALGEMAIPYTIGYFLEKVPEILSYTVTAMCILSIVLTVILYLILRNKQDKYIEKEGISNVAYDANVTG from the exons ATGGTGAAGTTTTCATCAAAGACACTCAGAATCATCAAGACGTGCAATCTGTATGCCAGTTGTATCTCCGGG gGTATCGCCTTTGCGGTGGTAGGACCATGTTTGCTGGATTTACAAGAAATTGTCCATACTGACACTGAACACATAGGTGTTATCTACACAGGCAGATCAGCCGGATATTTGGTTGGCTCTCTTAttg gcGGTGCATTATTTgacttaattaaaaagaaacagcTATTCATGACCGTCTTCAACTTTTTCATAGCCATCACCATGTTTGCTATTCCTTGGTCTCGAAGCGTAGGATCGCTTTCAGGGTGTTTGGTTTTAAACGGATTTTCCATTGGTGCTTTAGAAACGA GTTTAAGCGTCAGCTGTCTAAATCTTTGGGGTCAAGAGAGTGGACCGTTTTACCAAGCTCTTCACTTCATGTATGGTTTTGGGAGTCTTCTGGCTCCACTTATAGTGGCACCTTTCCTCGGAGATTACCACCATGAGCTTTTCATCAATGGTACATCAACATTTCTGAACCATACATCAATGGATTTGAGCTTCAATAACACAAACAATTCCTCCAGTTCTGAAATACCCTCCCTAACATATGCTTACATAATAATGGGTGGTTTTACGCTTCTGGTTTCCGTTTCTTTTCTTGTTGTAGGCATCATCGCACCATCAGACGACGACATTAACAAAAGTGAAAAGACCGAAATCAGACAACCGGGATTTGTATTCCTTACTATCGTTGTAATATTCACTTTTCTTCTTCTCTTTGTAATATGCGGAACAGAAATCAGCTACGCACAGATGGTTGCAACTACTTCTGTGAAAGGTCCTTTACAGCTTACGCCAGTCGTTGGTTCATATGTAACTTCAGCATTTTGGGCTGCCTTTGCTTTTTCAAGATTCTCTTCCATATTTCTTGCCATTAAGTTCAGCAGTTTGCAGCTTATGGTATtcgattttattatattctttgcgGGAGCGATGGTTTCATTGTTTTTAGCTACATCAAAAGAATGGGCACTTTGGCTTTCTTCAGTTCTTATAGGATTTGGCGTAGCATCTCTGTATGCATCAGTTGTGAACTGGGTTGAGCGATATATCACCATTACCAACAAAATTCTTGGACTGTTTGTAACAGGCGCAGCGCTTGGCGAGATGGCGATTCCATACACGATTGGCTATTTCCTAGAAAAAGTTCCGGAGATTCTTAGTTATACGGTAACAGCAATGTGCATTCTCTCAATAGTTTTGacagtaatattatatttaatactgaGAAATAAGCaagataaatatattgaaaaagaagGAATATCTAATGTTGCTTATGATGCAAATGTGACAGGTTAG